GTACTGGAAAAGTATACGCCGTCCTTCAGCACCAAACAGAGGCAACTGTACAAGGTGCGCTCACCGAACTCGGTGTGGAGCTGCCTACTGGAGTGATGCGTGGACGATTCCATCAGATCAGTGGGGACCTCTATCTCGTAGGACTATTTGGCTGGTCGTCTGACAAACAAGAAGATACCGGTTTCTACCGGATTCGCAGGACCGGCACCCCCCTCCGAACCCCTAAATCGCTCCGTGCTGTCAGCGGTGGCTTAATCATCAATTTCTACACACCCCTTGCACCGGAGTCCGCCCAAAATCCAGAGAACTGGCGGGTGCAAAGTTGGGAATACCGCTGGACTGAACACTACGGTTCACCACAGTTGAAGCGTTCCGGCGAGGAGGGCAGGGACATCCATTCTGTCCAATCTGCAACGCTTTCTGCGGATGGCAAAACCGTTTTTCTCAAAATCCCAAGCCTGACCCCTACAATGCAGTTCCACGTCAACATCACGGGCAGCTTCGCAGACGGCATCCCCTTGGATTGCTATCTGCACGGCACAATACACACCCTTGAAGATGGACATAGCACTGAGGCTCCATAATGTAAACCGTACGACATTTCGGTTTGACAATTTGAAACATTTCGGATACCCTATTGATATGTCAACAACCACCGAGAAAAAAACGATTCAACCGACTGGAAATTTTCGCGCCATTCCTGTTGAGGTACCGGAGAACCTCACCAACATCCGAGTCATCCTTTTTGAACCGCGCGAGCCGGGAAATATCGGCTCTGTTGCCAGAGTTGTCAAGGGTATGGGACTGTCGCAGTTGTATCTGGTAAATCCTGTGCCATTCCAAGATGTAGATGCAACGTGGTACATGGCACACGGTGCGAAGGATATTCTCGAAAACTGTCGCGTCGTTCCCGAACTAAGAGACGCGCTTGACGGTATCCAATATCTGGTAGGGACGACGCACCGTCGCCGTGATGTACGTCTACCGCAACCCGTACCTGCAAGAGATGCCGCGCAGACCATCGCCACAATTTCACAAGATAAGCAGGTCGCGCTCCTATTTGGACGTGAAGATTTCGGTTTATCTACCGATCAGGTGAGCCTCTGCCAGTTGACAGCGAGCGTGCCGATGGCGACCAAAAACCCGTCCCTAAATCTCGCACAAGCCGTCCAAATCTTCGCGTATGAGGTCTTCGTTGCGAGTCTGGACGATTACCCACTCTCTGAGATTGACTATGCTGAAGTGAACGCCTTGGAAGAGTTCTACGAGCGCGTTACACGTTTGTTAGATAAGGTCGGCATGTCGCCGTATAATAGCGAATGGGAAACGTATCTGAAATCGTTACGGCGTGTTTTCTCCCGTGCCCCATTAGAATCAAGGGACATCGCCACACTGGATATAATTTTCTCTACAGCGTTTCGGTACATTGAGCGACTTGAAAAGAAGTTAGACGAGGACTGCTGACTTTCAGAAATGTTATAATTTCTTGAGCAGTGGTTATAGAACAATGAAAACATTTAATACCTTTGGTCCCGTGAATCCTGAAGAACATTATGTCGTCTCACGTGCTGAAGAGCTCGCTGATTTCATCAAGCGTGTCAAACTGGGACGATATATCGTTAT
This Candidatus Poribacteria bacterium DNA region includes the following protein-coding sequences:
- a CDS encoding RNA methyltransferase, with the translated sequence MSTTTEKKTIQPTGNFRAIPVEVPENLTNIRVILFEPREPGNIGSVARVVKGMGLSQLYLVNPVPFQDVDATWYMAHGAKDILENCRVVPELRDALDGIQYLVGTTHRRRDVRLPQPVPARDAAQTIATISQDKQVALLFGREDFGLSTDQVSLCQLTASVPMATKNPSLNLAQAVQIFAYEVFVASLDDYPLSEIDYAEVNALEEFYERVTRLLDKVGMSPYNSEWETYLKSLRRVFSRAPLESRDIATLDIIFSTAFRYIERLEKKLDEDC